In Wolbachia endosymbiont (group B) of Germaria angustata, the following are encoded in one genomic region:
- the thyX gene encoding FAD-dependent thymidylate synthase produces MNKQTTVKEIDEILYEEHKALDHGFVRVIDYMGSDSAIVQAARVSYGKGTKQINQDEALIKYLMRHHHTTPFEMCEIKFHVKLPIFIARQWIRHRTANVNEYSGRYSILDNEFYIPEQVAKQSDNNKQGSGEAFDSSTSKEIIDSLINDSNLVYSHYEKFIEQGLAREIARTNLTLNYYTQFYWKIDLHNLFHFLRLRADQHAQYEIRVYAEIMLDIVKKWVPLAYNAFVEYSLKSACISKTGLEIIRKLIKGENVTREESGIGKREWNELMSILCK; encoded by the coding sequence ATGAATAAGCAAACTACAGTAAAAGAGATAGATGAAATTCTATACGAAGAACATAAGGCGTTAGATCATGGATTTGTTCGAGTAATTGATTATATGGGCTCTGATAGTGCCATAGTTCAAGCTGCTCGTGTTTCTTATGGAAAAGGAACAAAACAGATAAATCAAGATGAAGCGCTTATAAAGTATTTGATGAGACATCATCATACAACTCCATTTGAAATGTGTGAAATTAAGTTTCACGTGAAACTTCCAATTTTTATTGCAAGACAGTGGATAAGACACAGAACTGCAAATGTGAATGAATATTCCGGAAGGTATTCGATACTTGATAATGAATTTTATATACCAGAACAGGTTGCAAAACAATCTGATAATAATAAACAAGGCAGCGGTGAAGCTTTTGACTCAAGTACTTCAAAAGAAATAATAGATTCTCTAATAAATGATTCTAATTTAGTATATTCTCATTATGAAAAATTTATTGAACAGGGCCTTGCAAGGGAAATTGCCCGAACTAATCTAACACTTAATTACTATACTCAGTTTTATTGGAAAATAGATTTACACAACCTTTTTCACTTTTTAAGGCTTAGAGCTGATCAGCACGCCCAATATGAAATTAGAGTCTATGCAGAAATTATGTTGGACATAGTGAAGAAATGGGTTCCGCTGGCCTATAATGCTTTTGTTGAATATTCCCTAAAATCAGCCTGCATTTCAAAAACTGGCCTTGAAATAATTCGCAAGCTAATTAAAGGAGAAAATGTTACAAGGGAAGAAAGTGGCATTGGTAAAAGAGAATGGAATGAGTTGATGTCTATACTTTGTAAATAA